In a genomic window of Nyctibius grandis isolate bNycGra1 chromosome 4, bNycGra1.pri, whole genome shotgun sequence:
- the RPL27A gene encoding large ribosomal subunit protein uL15 has protein sequence MPSRLRKTRKLRGHVSHGHGRVGKHRKHPGGRGNAGGMHHHRINFDKYHPGYFGKVGMRHYHLKRNQKFCPTVNLDKLWTLVSEQTRLNYAKNEAGLAPVIDVVRSGYYKVLGKGKLPKQPVIVKAKFFSRRAEEKIKEVGGACVLVA, from the exons ATG CCTTCCAGACTAAGGAAGACCCGGAAGCTGAGGGGACACGTTAGCCATGGCCATGGCCGCGTGG gcaaACACAGGAAGCATCCTGGAGGGCGTGGTAATGCTGGTGGTATGCACCATCACAGGATTAACTTTGATAAATA TCATCCTGGTTACTTTGGAAAAGTAGGCATGAGACACTATCACTTGAAGAGAAACCAAAAGTTCTGTCCTACTGTCAATTTGGATAAACTATGGACGCTTGTCAGTGAACAGACAAGGCTCAATTATGCAAAAAACGAGGCTGGACTGGCCCCAGTCATTGATGTTGTGCGCTCG GGCTACTACAAAGTCCTGGGCAAGGGGAAGCTGCCGAAGCAGCCTGTAATTGTGAAAGCAAAGTTCTTCAGtagaagagcagaggagaagatCAAAGAAGTTGGTGGTGCCTGTGTGCTTGTGGCATAA